One region of Hymenobacter sediminicola genomic DNA includes:
- a CDS encoding glycoside hydrolase family 13 protein has product MKKPYLLLLALLLPLLAVSQTPAITRLNPTNWWVGMKYANVQLLVYGPQAGTLTYSITYPGVKLTKTNTVENPNYAFLDLSIAPTAKPGIVRLVGKKGTQTVTQNWELKARDNSPKAQGVTQADFIYLAMPDRFANGDPTNDKFADMADPSSDRANPFLRHGGDLQGAAQHIGYLKDLGVTAVWFTPVIENDQSLTDEGGAKRSAYHGYGFTDHYNVDRRLGGNAAYKTYVQQAHAAGLKVVQDAVYNHVGNNHWFIKDLPMKTWLHQWPTYTNTSYRQQPITDPHAAQIDRRVTLDGWFVPFLPDLNQQNPYVANFLIQHALWSVEMFGVDAWRIDTYMYNDQPFMNRCNAALLAEYPRIHIFGESSVSNVVDQAYYVRNKIDFPFKSNQPGGLDFVLENAMLAGLKEVGGTSATGWDNGVQRVYQALAQDAVYQDPGKLVTFIDNHDHNRYLSEVGEDISKYKMGLTWLLTTRGIPSMYYGTEILMKNFKDPSDAEVRRDFPGGWPGDAQNKFTAAGRTAPENDAFSFVRTLATYRRTHPALHSGKLMQYLPQDGLYVYFRYDASGTVMVATNSTDKAAALPTARFSERMSGFSKARNVLSNEALSSLSTIQLPAKTAVVLELQR; this is encoded by the coding sequence ATGAAAAAGCCCTACCTGCTCCTGCTTGCGCTCCTGCTGCCACTGCTGGCTGTGTCTCAGACGCCGGCCATTACCCGCCTCAACCCAACCAACTGGTGGGTAGGCATGAAGTACGCCAACGTGCAGCTGCTTGTGTATGGCCCACAGGCCGGCACTCTCACCTACTCTATCACCTACCCCGGCGTCAAGCTCACGAAAACCAACACCGTTGAGAATCCGAACTACGCCTTTCTCGACCTGAGCATTGCGCCTACAGCCAAGCCCGGCATTGTGCGGCTGGTAGGCAAAAAAGGGACCCAGACTGTAACTCAGAACTGGGAATTGAAGGCGCGCGACAACAGCCCAAAGGCCCAGGGCGTTACGCAGGCCGATTTCATCTATCTGGCTATGCCCGACCGGTTTGCCAATGGCGACCCAACCAACGACAAGTTTGCCGACATGGCTGACCCCAGTTCTGACCGCGCCAACCCGTTCCTGCGCCACGGCGGCGACCTGCAGGGCGCGGCGCAGCACATCGGCTACCTCAAAGACCTGGGCGTAACAGCCGTGTGGTTTACGCCAGTTATCGAAAACGACCAGAGCCTAACGGATGAAGGCGGCGCCAAACGCTCGGCGTACCACGGCTACGGCTTCACCGACCACTACAACGTGGACCGCCGCCTGGGAGGCAACGCTGCCTACAAGACGTATGTGCAGCAGGCCCATGCCGCCGGCCTGAAAGTAGTGCAAGATGCTGTGTACAACCATGTCGGCAACAACCATTGGTTTATCAAGGATCTGCCGATGAAGACTTGGCTCCATCAATGGCCCACGTACACCAACACCTCTTACCGTCAGCAGCCCATTACGGACCCGCACGCAGCCCAGATTGACCGCCGCGTAACGCTCGACGGCTGGTTTGTGCCCTTCCTACCCGACCTGAACCAGCAGAACCCCTACGTTGCCAATTTCCTGATTCAGCATGCCCTGTGGTCGGTGGAGATGTTTGGGGTAGACGCGTGGCGCATTGATACCTACATGTACAACGACCAGCCGTTCATGAACCGTTGCAATGCGGCACTGCTGGCCGAATATCCGCGCATCCACATCTTCGGCGAGTCGTCGGTGAGCAATGTGGTAGACCAAGCGTATTACGTGCGCAACAAGATTGACTTTCCGTTTAAGTCGAATCAGCCCGGTGGGCTCGATTTCGTGCTGGAAAATGCTATGCTGGCCGGCCTGAAAGAAGTAGGTGGCACCTCCGCTACCGGCTGGGACAACGGCGTGCAGCGCGTTTACCAGGCGCTGGCGCAGGATGCTGTGTATCAAGACCCCGGCAAACTCGTGACCTTTATTGATAACCACGACCACAACCGCTACTTATCGGAAGTAGGGGAAGATATCAGCAAGTACAAGATGGGCCTGACTTGGCTGCTGACCACCCGCGGGATTCCCAGCATGTATTATGGCACCGAAATTCTGATGAAGAATTTCAAAGACCCTTCCGATGCCGAAGTACGCCGCGACTTTCCTGGCGGTTGGCCCGGCGACGCGCAGAACAAGTTTACGGCGGCCGGCCGCACCGCACCCGAAAACGATGCCTTCAGCTTTGTGCGCACCCTGGCCACCTACCGCCGTACGCACCCGGCGCTGCACTCCGGCAAGCTGATGCAGTATCTGCCGCAGGACGGCCTCTACGTATATTTCCGCTACGATGCCAGCGGCACCGTCATGGTGGCCACCAACTCTACCGACAAAGCCGCCGCGCTGCCTACCGCCCGTTTTTCAGAGCGGATGAGTGGCTTCTCGAAAGCCCGCAACGTGCTGAGCAATGAAGCGCTAAGCAGCCTCAGCACTATTCAACTTCCTGCCAAAACTGCTGTGGTGCTGGAGTTGCAGCGGTAA
- a CDS encoding fasciclin domain-containing protein, which yields MKNMQMSEAAPAAGAGVMVGGAMMTPDKDIVDNAVGSSEHTTLVAAVKAGGLVETLKGAGPFTVFAPTNAAFEKLPAGTVNTLVMPENKQKLTTILTYHVVPGRLMAADLKDGQTLTTVEGEMLTVHRKGDMVMLHDAKGGMANVTIPNVVSSNGVTHVIDTVLMPTK from the coding sequence ATGAAAAACATGCAGATGAGCGAGGCGGCCCCGGCTGCTGGTGCAGGCGTGATGGTGGGCGGCGCCATGATGACGCCGGACAAAGACATTGTGGACAATGCCGTAGGCTCCTCGGAGCACACAACGCTGGTAGCCGCCGTGAAGGCGGGTGGCCTGGTGGAAACGCTTAAAGGCGCTGGTCCCTTCACTGTGTTTGCGCCTACTAACGCGGCATTTGAAAAGCTGCCGGCCGGCACGGTCAACACGCTGGTAATGCCCGAAAACAAGCAGAAGCTGACCACTATCCTGACCTACCACGTAGTGCCCGGCCGCCTGATGGCTGCTGACCTGAAGGATGGCCAGACGCTGACCACCGTGGAAGGCGAAATGCTGACCGTACACCGCAAAGGCGACATGGTGATGCTGCATGACGCAAAAGGCGGCATGGCCAACGTCACGATTCCCAATGTAGTTTCGAGCAATGGCGTAACGCACGTAATCGATACGGTTCTGATGCCGACCAAGTAA
- a CDS encoding glycoside hydrolase family 113 encodes MMATPFPVAHRVAWLLAGVLVLAMVAVAALQQHTAPRVSVPADAGETSAATRRVAGRLLGVNWVAADSASSQDMEPLVRAHVTWIAQTPFGWQPDAAQPQVRLHTGAGSRNYWGESDRGLIRTALLARQRGIRTMLKPHLWLRSGGTWPGDVSMRSEADWQQWFAAYTTFIVHYAALAETNGMEALCIGTELEKTVSHEAEWRALIERVRQVYHGPLTYAANWSGEFEQVKFWDALDYIGVQAYFPLSTTERPTKAALLKAWRTPLARMAAVQKRYGKPVLFTEAGYKTTPDAAIQPWVWPDRNALPTTPDETTQRVCYEAMFETFWPQPWFQGIFIWKWYPGLQPSGSARRHLDFTPQHKPAEQVMAQWYGK; translated from the coding sequence ATGATGGCTACTCCGTTTCCTGTCGCCCACCGTGTTGCTTGGTTGCTGGCTGGAGTACTGGTATTAGCCATGGTAGCGGTTGCTGCCCTGCAGCAGCATACTGCTCCACGCGTATCAGTGCCGGCTGATGCTGGTGAAACTTCTGCGGCTACCCGCCGCGTAGCGGGTCGTTTGCTGGGCGTGAATTGGGTGGCGGCCGACTCTGCGTCGAGCCAGGATATGGAGCCGCTGGTGCGCGCCCACGTGACCTGGATTGCCCAAACACCTTTTGGCTGGCAGCCCGACGCGGCTCAACCGCAAGTGCGCCTGCATACCGGTGCGGGCAGCCGCAACTACTGGGGCGAAAGTGACCGGGGCCTCATCCGCACGGCATTGTTGGCGCGGCAGCGTGGCATCCGGACAATGCTCAAGCCGCATCTGTGGCTGCGCAGCGGCGGCACCTGGCCCGGCGACGTGAGTATGCGTTCCGAAGCCGACTGGCAGCAGTGGTTTGCGGCGTACACCACCTTCATTGTGCACTATGCTGCGCTGGCCGAGACCAACGGTATGGAGGCGCTGTGCATCGGGACGGAGCTGGAGAAAACAGTAAGCCACGAGGCGGAGTGGCGCGCCCTCATCGAGCGGGTGCGCCAAGTGTATCACGGCCCGCTCACGTACGCCGCCAACTGGAGCGGGGAGTTCGAGCAGGTGAAGTTCTGGGACGCGCTGGACTACATTGGGGTGCAAGCCTACTTCCCGCTCAGCACCACCGAGCGGCCCACCAAAGCGGCACTGCTGAAAGCCTGGCGCACGCCGCTGGCCCGCATGGCCGCCGTGCAGAAACGCTATGGCAAGCCTGTGCTGTTCACAGAAGCCGGCTACAAAACCACGCCCGATGCCGCCATTCAGCCCTGGGTATGGCCCGACCGCAACGCCCTGCCCACCACCCCCGACGAAACCACACAACGCGTCTGCTACGAGGCGATGTTCGAGACGTTCTGGCCGCAGCCGTGGTTTCAGGGCATCTTCATCTGGAAATGGTACCCCGGCCTGCAACCCAGTGGCTCTGCCCGACGCCACCTCGACTTCACGCCCCAGCACAAACCCGCCGAGCAGGTGATGGCGCAGTGGTATGGAAAGTGA
- the sucC gene encoding ADP-forming succinate--CoA ligase subunit beta — translation MNIHEYQGKEILKRYGVRVQEGITADTAEQAVEAAKKLTEETGTSWYVIKAQIHAGGRGKGGGVKLAKNLEQVKEIAGQIIGMQLVTKQTGAEGRKVHKVLIAQDVYYPGASETKEYYMSVLLDRATGKNVIIYTTEGGMDIEEVAEAHPEKIHREHVDPRVGLRPFQAAKIAFNLGLTGPAQKEMVKFVQALYKAYDETDSAMFEINPVLKTSDDKILAVDAKVTLDENALYRHKDFVELRDTNEEDPLEVEASLSNLNYVKLDGNVGCMVNGAGLAMATMDIIKLSGGEPANFLDVGGGANAQTVEAGFRIILKDPNVKAILINIFGGIVRCDRVANGVVEAYKNIGDIKVPIIVRLQGTNAEEGARIIDESGLKVYSAVLLKDAAERVKEVLAAQGI, via the coding sequence ATGAACATTCACGAGTATCAGGGCAAAGAAATCTTGAAACGCTACGGCGTGCGCGTGCAGGAAGGCATCACGGCCGACACTGCCGAGCAGGCGGTGGAAGCGGCCAAGAAGCTGACTGAAGAAACCGGCACGAGCTGGTACGTTATCAAAGCCCAGATTCATGCGGGCGGCCGGGGCAAAGGCGGTGGAGTGAAACTCGCCAAAAACCTGGAGCAGGTGAAAGAAATTGCCGGCCAGATCATCGGCATGCAGCTCGTAACTAAGCAAACCGGCGCCGAAGGCCGCAAGGTGCACAAGGTGCTGATTGCGCAGGACGTATACTACCCCGGCGCTTCGGAAACCAAGGAATACTACATGAGCGTGCTGCTGGACCGTGCGACCGGCAAAAACGTCATCATCTACACCACTGAGGGTGGCATGGACATCGAGGAAGTTGCCGAGGCACACCCCGAGAAAATCCACCGCGAACATGTAGACCCCCGCGTAGGTCTGCGTCCGTTCCAGGCTGCTAAAATTGCCTTCAACCTGGGCCTGACTGGCCCAGCCCAGAAGGAAATGGTAAAGTTCGTACAGGCCCTGTACAAGGCCTACGACGAGACGGACTCGGCTATGTTCGAAATCAACCCCGTTCTGAAGACGTCGGACGACAAGATTCTGGCCGTTGACGCCAAAGTAACTCTCGACGAAAACGCCCTGTACCGCCACAAGGACTTCGTGGAGCTGCGCGACACCAACGAGGAAGACCCGTTGGAAGTGGAAGCTTCGCTTTCCAACCTGAACTATGTGAAGCTCGACGGCAACGTGGGCTGCATGGTGAACGGCGCTGGCCTGGCCATGGCCACCATGGACATCATCAAGCTGAGCGGCGGCGAGCCGGCCAACTTCCTCGACGTAGGGGGTGGAGCCAACGCCCAGACGGTGGAAGCGGGTTTCCGCATCATCCTGAAGGATCCGAACGTGAAAGCCATCCTCATCAACATCTTCGGCGGCATCGTGCGCTGCGACCGGGTGGCGAATGGCGTGGTAGAAGCCTACAAGAACATCGGCGACATCAAAGTGCCCATCATCGTGCGTCTGCAGGGCACCAACGCCGAAGAAGGCGCCCGCATCATCGACGAAAGCGGCCTGAAAGTGTACTCGGCTGTATTGCTGAAAGATGCTGCTGAGCGTGTGAAAGAAGTACTGGCTGCCCAAGGCATCTAG
- a CDS encoding SulP family inorganic anion transporter, with the protein MPQLLPYLAQYKLNVKNEILAGLTTALALVPEVVAFALLAHISPLVGIGSAFIICLITSVFGGRPGMISGAAGSVAVVIVSLVVQHGPDYLFAAVVLMGLLQVAIGLLRLGKFIRLVPQPVVYGFVNGLAVIIFMAQLEQFKVRDAAGTEQWLTGEPLLLMLGLVALTMAIVYFLPKLTKAVPASLVAIIVVSALVILGGLDTKSVGDIASIAGGLPTFHVPQVPLAWHTLVIVFPYALIMALVGLTESLLTLTVVDEMTDTRGRGNQDCVAQGLANITSGFFGGMGGCAMIGQTMVNLESRGRGRLSGLVAAVALALFVVVGSSLIERLPLAALVGVMFMVVIGTFEWASLRILRRMPRADVLVMLVVTLVTAISQNLALAVLLGVVISALVFAWENAKRIRARKYLDEAGVRHYEIYGPLFFGSVQAFSEKFDTAGDPQQIVIDFQESRVADMSAIEALHKLTERYHRLGKTVHLRHLSPDCRRLLANADSIIEVNVLEDPLYTVAGANQMY; encoded by the coding sequence ATGCCTCAGCTTCTGCCCTACCTCGCGCAGTATAAACTCAACGTTAAAAACGAAATTCTAGCGGGCCTAACGACGGCGCTGGCGCTGGTGCCGGAAGTAGTCGCGTTTGCCCTACTCGCCCACATCAGTCCGCTGGTGGGTATCGGCTCGGCATTTATTATTTGTCTTATCACCAGCGTTTTCGGGGGCCGACCCGGCATGATTTCCGGGGCGGCCGGCTCGGTGGCGGTGGTGATTGTGAGTCTGGTGGTGCAGCACGGCCCCGACTATCTATTCGCTGCCGTGGTGCTGATGGGCTTGCTGCAAGTGGCTATTGGGCTGCTGCGGCTGGGCAAATTTATCCGGCTGGTGCCGCAGCCGGTGGTCTATGGCTTCGTCAATGGATTGGCAGTCATCATCTTTATGGCGCAGCTGGAGCAGTTTAAGGTGCGCGATGCTGCTGGCACAGAGCAGTGGCTTACGGGCGAGCCTCTGCTGCTGATGCTGGGACTGGTGGCCCTCACCATGGCCATTGTGTACTTTCTGCCCAAGCTCACGAAGGCTGTTCCGGCCTCGCTGGTGGCCATTATAGTGGTGTCGGCGCTGGTGATTTTGGGCGGGCTCGATACCAAATCAGTGGGCGACATTGCTTCTATTGCGGGCGGGCTGCCTACGTTTCATGTGCCACAGGTACCGCTGGCCTGGCACACATTGGTTATCGTGTTTCCCTACGCCCTCATCATGGCGCTGGTGGGCCTCACCGAAAGCCTGCTGACACTGACCGTAGTGGATGAAATGACCGATACCCGCGGCCGGGGCAACCAAGACTGTGTAGCGCAAGGCCTTGCCAACATCACCTCGGGTTTTTTCGGCGGTATGGGCGGTTGTGCCATGATCGGGCAAACCATGGTCAATCTGGAATCGAGGGGGCGTGGGCGGCTGTCTGGATTGGTAGCGGCGGTGGCGCTGGCATTGTTCGTAGTGGTGGGCTCATCCCTGATTGAGCGGCTGCCGCTGGCCGCGCTGGTGGGTGTGATGTTTATGGTGGTAATTGGCACGTTTGAATGGGCCAGCCTACGCATTTTGCGCCGGATGCCCCGGGCCGATGTGCTGGTGATGCTTGTGGTGACGCTCGTGACGGCCATTTCGCAGAATCTGGCGCTGGCGGTGCTGCTGGGCGTCGTTATTTCTGCCCTGGTATTTGCCTGGGAAAACGCCAAGCGCATTCGGGCACGTAAGTATCTGGATGAAGCCGGCGTGCGCCACTATGAAATCTACGGCCCGTTGTTTTTCGGCTCGGTGCAGGCGTTCAGCGAGAAGTTCGACACGGCCGGTGACCCGCAGCAGATTGTTATTGATTTTCAGGAAAGCCGCGTGGCCGATATGTCGGCCATTGAGGCCCTGCACAAACTCACGGAACGCTACCACCGCCTGGGCAAAACGGTGCACTTGCGCCACCTCAGCCCCGACTGCCGCCGTCTATTGGCCAACGCCGATTCCATTATCGAAGTTAACGTTCTGGAAGACCCACTGTACACCGTAGCCGGCGCCAACCAAATGTACTAG
- a CDS encoding Ohr family peroxiredoxin — translation MASTEKKNLYTADATAVGGRSGHVRSATGIIDMDMSVPEGLGGKKNATNPEELFAAGYSSCFQQALLVIAQRAGDKLDPQTEVKCSVTLFQEGEGYGLSAVLDVDLKSFDQQKTVEMVRQAHKICPYSVGTRGNMEVELRVKGEALPVEADENAGVAAKG, via the coding sequence ATGGCTTCCACTGAAAAAAAGAACCTGTATACCGCCGACGCTACGGCTGTAGGCGGCCGTAGCGGCCACGTCCGCTCCGCCACCGGCATCATTGATATGGATATGTCGGTGCCGGAAGGACTTGGCGGCAAGAAGAACGCCACCAACCCCGAAGAACTGTTTGCTGCCGGCTACTCGTCGTGCTTTCAACAGGCTCTGCTCGTTATTGCCCAGCGCGCCGGCGACAAGCTCGACCCACAAACCGAGGTGAAATGCTCGGTAACACTGTTTCAGGAAGGCGAGGGCTACGGCCTGTCGGCTGTGCTCGACGTCGACCTGAAATCGTTCGATCAGCAGAAAACCGTGGAAATGGTGCGCCAGGCCCACAAAATCTGCCCGTACTCGGTAGGCACCCGCGGCAACATGGAAGTGGAACTGCGCGTGAAAGGCGAGGCCCTGCCCGTAGAAGCCGATGAAAACGCCGGTGTAGCTGCCAAAGGCTAA
- a CDS encoding endonuclease: MKHFFARVLAAALSLGSLAASAQIMPAAPPTSLQGQALKDWLRQNWYDGKRVELSYNTARGKMYNYVDNFQGRVTCVYSGYQETVRLDSSATGTGVVNRINCEHSIPQSWFNEVVRMRSDIHHLYPTYDTWNSNRGSDPFAEIPDAQTNLWMRGTVGQSTIPTSNIEEYSEDNSAFFEPREDHKGNLARAAFYFYTMHQNQTFDPGKGTIAALADINTLYQWHLADPVDARERERNRRAAKSQGNFNPFIAYPDLVARAWGFQVVPTFSFATATATIAEGNSGTATYTATVNVTPAPTTALTVQVVLDAANSTATSGTDFTFTSPQTLTFAAGQTSRTVTVTVNGDTTPEADETVVLSLQNVGPTSNDGAIGGPSSQELTITNDDGTPPSVRFAAATGSITEGNSGTVTYTLNVTAASVPTGGFTVPVTVDAAGTTADATDYLLNISTLTFAAGQTSQAVTITVTGDVTPEPNETVRLRLGTPSNAAVLVIAPTTHTLTILNDDQAPAGSPCTDLYFSEYVEGASSNTKVLEIFNPTSAPVNLAGIRIELFANGATTPTSTQALTGTIAPGDVYVVANTGVVSPVVVAQTDLQSAVGFFNGDDAIALIDGTDTLDIIGVIGVDPGTTWTIPGGGSTTDNTLIRKPTVARGETDWSVGASTWLALGTDVYTNVGSHTSSACIVNSTVKNAPLNTGLAVYPNPAATAVRVQVPGLQGRHGADIQLYNALGQQVLRQEHLLTGADAATLDVHALPAGLYSVRVVVDGVRYTSRVAVKL, encoded by the coding sequence ATGAAACACTTTTTCGCTCGGGTACTGGCAGCGGCGCTGTCGTTGGGCAGCCTGGCTGCTTCAGCGCAGATCATGCCGGCGGCTCCACCTACCAGCCTGCAGGGCCAGGCTCTGAAAGACTGGCTGCGCCAGAATTGGTACGATGGCAAGCGCGTGGAGCTGAGCTACAACACGGCCCGGGGCAAGATGTACAACTACGTCGACAACTTCCAGGGCCGCGTGACGTGCGTGTACTCCGGCTACCAGGAAACCGTGCGCCTCGACTCGTCGGCAACCGGCACGGGTGTAGTGAACCGCATCAACTGCGAGCATAGTATTCCGCAGTCGTGGTTTAACGAGGTAGTGCGGATGCGCTCCGATATCCACCACCTGTACCCGACCTACGACACCTGGAACTCCAACCGCGGTTCTGACCCGTTTGCCGAAATTCCGGACGCCCAGACCAACCTCTGGATGCGTGGCACGGTGGGCCAGAGCACTATCCCGACGTCTAACATCGAGGAATACAGCGAAGACAACAGCGCCTTCTTTGAGCCTCGCGAAGACCACAAGGGCAACTTGGCCCGGGCGGCGTTCTATTTCTACACCATGCACCAGAATCAGACGTTTGATCCGGGCAAAGGCACCATTGCTGCCTTGGCCGATATCAACACGCTGTATCAGTGGCACCTTGCTGACCCGGTAGATGCCCGGGAACGGGAGCGGAACCGCCGCGCCGCCAAAAGCCAAGGCAACTTCAACCCCTTTATTGCCTATCCCGACCTCGTAGCCCGCGCCTGGGGCTTCCAGGTGGTGCCTACTTTCTCGTTTGCTACCGCTACTGCCACCATTGCGGAAGGCAACAGCGGAACTGCTACTTACACTGCCACGGTAAACGTAACTCCTGCTCCTACCACCGCCCTGACGGTACAGGTGGTGCTGGATGCAGCTAACTCAACGGCTACCAGCGGCACCGACTTCACCTTTACTTCGCCCCAGACGCTGACGTTTGCGGCCGGCCAGACCTCACGGACGGTAACCGTAACGGTAAACGGTGACACCACTCCCGAAGCCGACGAAACGGTTGTGCTGAGCCTGCAGAACGTAGGCCCTACCAGCAACGATGGCGCAATTGGTGGCCCCTCTTCGCAGGAGCTGACCATCACCAACGATGATGGCACGCCTCCTTCGGTCCGTTTTGCGGCGGCAACCGGCTCCATCACCGAAGGCAACAGCGGTACGGTAACGTATACCCTGAACGTAACGGCCGCCAGCGTGCCGACCGGTGGCTTCACGGTGCCGGTTACGGTGGATGCCGCCGGCACTACCGCCGACGCTACCGACTACCTGCTCAATATCAGCACCCTGACGTTCGCCGCTGGCCAGACTTCGCAGGCCGTTACCATCACCGTAACCGGCGACGTGACGCCCGAGCCGAACGAAACAGTACGCCTGCGCCTGGGCACTCCGTCCAACGCGGCCGTACTGGTTATTGCGCCTACTACGCACACGCTCACCATCCTCAACGATGACCAAGCGCCGGCTGGCTCGCCCTGCACCGACCTATACTTCTCAGAGTATGTGGAAGGCGCTTCTAGCAACACCAAAGTGCTGGAGATTTTCAACCCGACTTCCGCGCCGGTAAACCTGGCTGGCATCCGGATTGAGTTGTTCGCCAACGGTGCTACAACCCCTACTTCTACTCAGGCTCTGACCGGCACCATTGCTCCCGGCGACGTGTATGTGGTGGCTAACACCGGCGTGGTATCTCCGGTAGTAGTAGCTCAAACCGACCTGCAGTCTGCCGTGGGCTTCTTCAACGGCGACGACGCCATTGCCCTGATTGACGGCACGGATACACTCGATATTATCGGCGTGATTGGCGTAGACCCCGGCACTACCTGGACCATTCCGGGCGGCGGCTCTACCACCGACAACACCCTGATCCGCAAGCCCACCGTGGCCCGCGGCGAAACCGACTGGAGCGTAGGTGCTTCTACCTGGCTGGCGTTGGGCACCGATGTATACACCAACGTAGGCAGCCATACCAGCAGTGCCTGCATCGTGAATTCGACGGTGAAAAATGCTCCCTTGAATACTGGACTGGCAGTGTATCCCAACCCGGCCGCAACGGCTGTTCGGGTGCAAGTACCCGGTTTGCAGGGCCGCCACGGTGCCGATATTCAATTGTATAATGCGTTGGGCCAGCAGGTGCTGCGCCAGGAGCACCTGCTCACGGGCGCCGATGCTGCTACGCTTGATGTACACGCATTGCCCGCCGGCCTCTACTCCGTGCGAGTAGTTGTGGATGGCGTGCGGTATACCAGCCGCGTGGCCGTGAAGCTGTAA
- a CDS encoding ABC transporter ATP-binding protein has product MLQAINVRKSYNTLEVLKGIDLTIEKAEIVSIVGSSGAGKSTLLHILGTLDNPDSGEILFDGESVSSLKRSELARFRNRHIGFIFQFHNLLPEFTALENVCLPAYLAGRSEKETRVRARELLGMLNLERRADHKPSEMSGGEQQRTAVARALINSPEIIFADEPSGNLDSQNAQELHQIFFLLRKELGQTFVIVTHNDQLAEMADRKITMKDGYIWEG; this is encoded by the coding sequence TTGCTGCAAGCCATAAACGTTCGTAAAAGCTACAACACGCTGGAAGTCCTAAAGGGCATCGATCTGACCATTGAAAAGGCGGAAATCGTGTCTATCGTAGGTTCCTCAGGAGCAGGCAAGAGCACGCTGCTGCACATTCTGGGTACGCTCGACAATCCGGATTCCGGCGAAATCCTGTTCGATGGAGAATCGGTCAGCTCACTGAAACGGTCAGAGCTGGCGCGCTTCCGCAACCGGCATATTGGGTTCATCTTCCAGTTTCATAACCTGCTGCCCGAATTCACGGCACTGGAAAACGTGTGTCTGCCAGCCTATCTAGCAGGCCGCTCAGAAAAAGAAACCCGCGTGCGGGCTCGCGAATTGCTTGGGATGCTGAACCTGGAGCGCCGCGCCGACCACAAGCCTTCCGAAATGAGTGGCGGCGAGCAGCAGCGTACGGCCGTGGCCCGTGCCCTTATCAACTCTCCTGAAATCATCTTTGCTGACGAGCCCAGTGGCAACCTCGACTCGCAGAACGCCCAGGAATTGCACCAGATATTCTTTCTGCTGCGCAAAGAGCTGGGCCAGACTTTTGTCATCGTAACGCACAACGACCAGTTGGCTGAAATGGCCGACCGCAAGATTACGATGAAGGATGGCTACATCTGGGAAGGCTAA
- a CDS encoding universal stress protein produces the protein MLTFYVLTDFSIAATNALHHALVLAQQAEAHIRLLHVVPAALSAVAACFDCAKPSEDSNSQRQLQEQVEWANHYVPTSGKVLTGEPRQELAKEMTAKGVIVVGNSNPAKAMHSAQCSTALYLVQNLPLPLLVVPATYRAGQPPHRIVFDMDRKPLRLPRAADVVSELFSYLTASSIPLQLSGGAGAVDELLSHIIPRVVGIHVYASESGPEVSDIANRIHQTGLLAGIAHTIATSRYPAIEEGIRHTAARHRADLLGFVVRQHMYPGPEFLQSVTAGLIAHSRIPVLAIPEK, from the coding sequence ATGCTGACTTTCTACGTCCTTACTGACTTCTCCATAGCGGCTACTAATGCCCTGCACCATGCATTGGTGCTAGCGCAGCAGGCAGAGGCGCATATCCGGCTGCTCCACGTGGTGCCCGCTGCCCTTTCAGCAGTTGCAGCGTGTTTCGACTGCGCCAAACCCAGCGAAGACAGCAATAGCCAGCGTCAGCTTCAGGAGCAAGTGGAGTGGGCGAATCACTACGTGCCTACTTCCGGTAAGGTGCTTACCGGTGAGCCAAGGCAGGAATTAGCCAAGGAAATGACAGCCAAAGGCGTGATTGTGGTAGGCAACAGCAACCCAGCCAAAGCAATGCACAGCGCACAATGTAGTACCGCTCTGTACTTGGTTCAGAACCTGCCGCTGCCCTTACTTGTAGTGCCTGCTACCTATCGGGCGGGGCAGCCTCCGCATCGTATCGTATTCGACATGGACCGTAAGCCACTGCGGCTACCCCGAGCGGCAGACGTGGTATCCGAGTTGTTCTCCTACCTCACTGCGTCAAGCATTCCGCTGCAGCTCTCCGGTGGCGCGGGTGCCGTGGACGAGTTGTTAAGCCATATCATTCCGAGGGTAGTGGGAATCCATGTGTATGCATCCGAGTCGGGTCCGGAAGTCAGCGACATTGCCAATCGTATTCATCAAACCGGGCTACTGGCAGGAATAGCGCACACAATTGCTACTTCCCGCTATCCGGCCATAGAAGAAGGAATCCGGCATACTGCTGCCCGCCACCGCGCCGACCTGCTTGGGTTTGTGGTTCGGCAGCATATGTACCCAGGCCCGGAGTTTTTGCAAAGCGTCACGGCCGGCCTGATTGCGCACAGTCGGATTCCGGTGCTGGCTATTCCGGAAAAGTAA